Within the Pseudobythopirellula maris genome, the region TGTGCCCCGATCATCGGTCTGTGGTACTGGTGTACGGACCAGTACATCGTGCAGCGTGCGCTCGGCGCTGAGAACGAGACCGCCGCCCGCCGCGGCACGATCTTCGCGGCCTTCCTCAAGCTTCTGCCGGTGTTCATCTTCATCGTTCCCGGCATGATCTGCCTGGGACTCGCCAAGAGCGGCACGTTCGAGGGGCTCGACTCGATGGTCGACGCCAACGGCGAGGTTGTCAGCAGCGAGGCCCAGGCGGCCTTCCCGTTGATGGTCAAAGAGGTGCTGCCGGTGGGCATACGCGGCATCGTGGTCGCCGGCCTGTTGTCTGCCTTGATGAGCTCGCTGGCCGGTGTGTTCAACGCCAGTTCGACGCTGTTCACGATCGACCTCTACCAGAAGTTCTACCCCGAGGCGTCTGAGAAGCGGCTCGTGCGGGTCGGCCGCTACGCCACCGCGGTGATGGTGGTGATCGGCATGCTGTGGATCCCGATCATCAAAGGCTCTGATGGGCTCTACTACTACCTCCAGAGTGTGCAGGGCTATCTAGCCCCGCCGATCTTTGTGGCGTTCTTTGTCGGCATCTTTTGGAAGCGCGCCAACGCTGCCGGTTGCCTGGCGGCGCTAATCGTCGGCTTCGCGATCGGTGTCCTCCGCTTGGCTGTCGACACGCGGCTGACGCTCGACCCTGATTTCGCTTACGCCGACGGCTCGTTCTTGTGGATCGTCAACAAGATCTACTTCCAGTACTTCAGCCTGATCATCACCGTGATCAGCGCCGCGACGATGGTGCTCGTGAGCTTGGCGACCAAGGCCCCCGACTACGAACGGATCTCGGGCATGACCTACGGCGTGGTCACGGCCGAAGACAAGGCCAAGTCGCGAGCCAGCTGGAGCGGCCTCGACATCGCCACCTCGGCGGTAGTCATGGCCCTGATCGTGGCGGCTTACGTGTACTTCAGCGGCTGATCGTGCGACGGAGCACAAAAGCAGGCGGGCTCGCCCCTGATGGGGCGAGCCTTCGGTCAACGCCTCGATTGCACTGACATAATCGTGGCGTGTCTTTCGCCGACTCATGCTGACACGAAGGCTTCCCACCGTGCGATACGCACTAGGCGCGATCTTTAGCGGGGCCGGTTGACTCCCTAACCACAAGGTCGGCGTCGATCTTCGATGTGCTGAAGTCGCTGACGGCTTCGCCCGTTTCGATGCGTGAGAGCACGAGACTCGCCGTCTCGACGCCGATCTCGTAAGGCCGTTGACGCACTGTCGTGAGCGGTGGGCTCATCTGCGCGGCGAAGTCGAGGTCTGCGAAGCCGATGACCGAAATGTCCTCGGGGATCTTCAGCCCCAGCTTGTGGGCCGCTTCGTAGACGAAAGCCGCCTCATGGTCGGTCACGGCGAACACGGCGGAAGGCTTGAGGCTGTCGGTGAGCAGCTCGTACGCCACCTCGGCGCCGTTGCTGCCGGTCTCGTTGAGCCGCCAGCTCTTCATCTCGACGTCGCCGCAGGCCGTGACCGCCTCTTCGA harbors:
- a CDS encoding sodium:solute symporter, whose protein sequence is METLDWIVIGGYFGLLALVAAWVIRKKNDTSEDYFLAGHSLGWFIVGASIFASNIGSEHLVGLAGSGATDGVALAHYELHAWCLLVLGWLLVPFYVRSGVFTMPQFLERRFSPAARYTLSIISLVAYVVTKVAVGIYAGGVVFSVLLPELAIGQLDSFWVGSLLVLVFTGLYTVLGGFRAVAYTEAIQTVVLVAGSAMVTYFGLQAIGGWGELREVLGSEMFNLWKPIVPEGLAVEWAPVEEVNEAGEVTRQAWYFNGAYPWPGMLLCAPIIGLWYWCTDQYIVQRALGAENETAARRGTIFAAFLKLLPVFIFIVPGMICLGLAKSGTFEGLDSMVDANGEVVSSEAQAAFPLMVKEVLPVGIRGIVVAGLLSALMSSLAGVFNASSTLFTIDLYQKFYPEASEKRLVRVGRYATAVMVVIGMLWIPIIKGSDGLYYYLQSVQGYLAPPIFVAFFVGIFWKRANAAGCLAALIVGFAIGVLRLAVDTRLTLDPDFAYADGSFLWIVNKIYFQYFSLIITVISAATMVLVSLATKAPDYERISGMTYGVVTAEDKAKSRASWSGLDIATSAVVMALIVAAYVYFSG